ttatcacatggacaaccttttaccatttaaggtcactgtgaccttgacctttggcctgatgacccccaaaaacaataggggtcatctactggtcaggcccaacctccaagtcaagtttgagggccatgggtgtaggcattgtcgagttatcacatggacaaccttttaccattcaaggacactgtgaccttgacctttggtccgatgacccccaaaaacaatagggttcatctactggtcaggcccaacctccaagtcaattatgagggccatgggtgcaggcattgttgagttatcactcggactaCCTCtaaccattcaatgtcactatgaccttgatctttgacccgatgacccccaaaaacaataggggtcatctaatggtcaggcccaacttccatatcaagtttgatgaccataggtctaggcattgttgagttatcacttggacaagctttaaaattattttaccattaaaggtcactgtgaccttgacctttgacccgatgagccctaaaatcaataggggtcatctactagtcaggcccaaccttcatgttaagtttgatgaccatacgtccaggaattgttgagttatcactcggacaagctttggtctaccgacggaccgaccgaccgaccgaccgacatgcctgtgcaaagcaatatacccctcttcttcgaaggggggcataataatgtaTTGCCATATGAAAACTTCagggaatgtcatatttgaagCAAACCCCAGGgtcaatacaaacaacaaataaagaataaagtAACAACTGGAAGCATGTAGTgcattttttactcatttttatattactgtgaaatcattgatgttcgtgggcatgaaatttcgtgctttgccgaaaaaaacaatttcgtagGTACTTGAATTcttggattttcatttttgaaaaaaaaaatcgaagatgcgatcgtctgcataatatccacgcgctggcccgtgatttccgtcttcaacgtcactcggtttatgacactcgctaatgtggtacgacatgccaattagtgcatatacccatgtcacttatcgatttaattgggaataaaggccattaaatgccaattaagaattttgcaaactgtgaaaacaccgaaaaggtgcgtatattgtcacgttcggtgcttagtaaccttcaatgtactagtaatcgattaattatttcattaaataaaaaaatcgagtatggacactcatcacgcacatcttgtaaacttggagattttcattaacagcacacgtttaaccatgtgcttataactgtcatttgctgcataaaacacatttaattgatttggttcattatttgttaaagacagttataatatattaacagaataatgatcgtaagttatacagtgagacaggttttaacactgtatactgcgacctctgttaagaatatactagagtatgtacgtaacaaggcaattgaaaaagtaaataaagggtttatatttcgtgggatcttgaattcgtggatcacccaacccacgaaaaccacgaacattaatgccccacgaacattaatgatttcacagtatttattttttattttattttaacaaatcacatccctgaactTATCAATTTTATCATTGAGAATATCTCCTCGGCATGATAGGTTAGTCATCCTTTACTGTAGCATCagataattattcaatataatcacattttttatagtttatgcAAAATAGAATGTGACAAAAGCTGAGAGCTCAAGGAATCAGGAGAGAGTTAGGTAGAAACCATTActggtatatatttttataggcCATGAGAAGGTActcctggtggggatcaaacccacaacctcttaggtGAATGGCAGACACATATACCATTCAACAATTCCCTCTGACaaagttacattttcaaattaattattttttaggaAATTCTGACAACATTTTTCtccatgcaataaaatatgtaaagctcCACACAAAATTCTCAGGAGTTAAAAAATCTCAATCCTGAAACATACCAAGGGACCTGTTACTATGAGGATATCATGCCAAAAGCgtttgattatttcaaaagtcattaaatattcatttggtattttccattgttttttatGCGAATGTCTGAgcaaaaaacaatctttacaactgAACTAAATGCTCTAAATCTCAGTTCAGGATTAATCTTAAACTAAAAATCCCACAGGGGAAGGCAATTCTTCATTAAACTACCcacctacagaagcaaatttacccttttggggtccaaatAAGCGAAAAAAGAACCGCCCAGGTACTATAAAAATTGCCTTCCCACCATTGgtaatatgttttactggaatagcccttatcTAATTGCACATATAAATTTCCAGCATTACCTTGTGGAGTGATGAAGAGATTCAGTAAGACCACATTCCTTTCCTCAACTTTGTTTTCTTTGAGCACATTCAGGGCCTTTATCACAGTGTTCCCTGTACCTGGCacataaatatatctttgttaGTTTGGCAAAGTAAAAAAATCATGCTCTCTGAACTCAGCTTTGTCAGAAATATGACTGCATTAAGGTGTTTTAAGAATAAATGCATTGTCATTGTCACTGACCTTGGGCTCACTGACCTCCAAAATGATTAGGGTCATTAACGAGTCAAGTACCATCAACTAATAGTTTCATAGTCCCaggtcaaaacatttttgttaattatggCGACAGATATACAAATAtcattaacaatgacattgacctttaagCCTTTGCAATTTTCTGAAGACAAACCTATGCCttataattaatataagttATCAGATACACAAATAGAAAGAATAAGTTatagttaatttaaaataatattacaaacaagCTATTTTGGCCTTATAAAATCGCACAATAGGCAATGCAattgaaacaacaacaagaaatgCCTCAACAAAACAAGGTTTCCAATGACTGACAGAAAAACTTCAGCCTTCGTTGAGTGATTCGgtttttactgtttttcttattattttcagtaacagtgaccttgaccttgaccctgcaAGGGGCACCAAAAGCAATCCAATGgtagtcctccataaactcttcctacatactaAGTTGATCAcaatatgtcaaacctaactaaagtTGTTCGGTACCAAACTGttatctattttagtaacagtgaccttgaaccttgGGGCCACAAATGCAATCCTATAAAagatctccataaactcttcctacataccaatttagtcacaatatgtcaactctTACTAAAGTTGTTCAGTACCAAATGgttatctatttttaataacagtgaccttgaccctagggaccccaaatgcaatcccatgaaaggtctccattaaCTCTTCCTGTAGACCAAGCTTGGTCAAGATATatgaaccctgactaaagttattcagtttcaaccattcctctatttttagtaacagtgaccttgaccctagaagCCCTATACACAATCATATGAAAGGCATCCATACACTCTTCCTATTAACCAAGTTTGGttaagatatgtgaaccctgactaagTTTATTCAGTTTCAGCCACTCTTCTAtttctagtaacagtgaccttgaccctagagaccccaaacacaatcccatgaaaggtctccataatttcttcctttataccaagtttggtcaatatatgggaaccctgactaaagttattcagtttcaactgtgtttctattttgagtaacactgaccttgaccatgaTCATAGCGAccctaaacgcaatcccatgaaaggtatccataaactcttctttTATTCCAAGTTGGGTCTAgatatgtcaatcctaactacagttattcagtttcaaccgtttttctattttaagtaacagtgaccttgacccttgggagccgaaacgcaatcccatgaaaggtatccataaactcttcctaatGACCAAGTTTTGACAACCCTTCCTGAAATTATTCAGtctcataggtgagtttgatgcCGCCTGACCGGCCGCCCGAACAATGATGTTTGTCATTCTAATAATcaggtttcactttgtgaaaacctggttaaaaatcattacaaaatgtGATCATTTTATGGATGATATATTTTGAGTCATTCATTTTACAGATTATTGTAATCAGCAAGCAATTCtcattcaaatgataccaaaactATATGGATTCACCAGccatcaaattttaacatgatGGTAAAAAGAGTCAAGGTAGAATGTGTATGGTATATGCCGATATGGTTCAGCCATAACAGACTTACTACCAATAGGGTAGAGCAGCAGAACTTTTCTGTTGGCAATGTCGGGTGGAAGTTTGGAGTATACGACTCTCGCGTCATGTGTGTCTTCATCACTGTGGATAAGGATTTTCCCGATACGAATCGATCGACAGCAATCTCGTACACTTTGTTCCATAGCCTCACCTAAAGAAAcatttgtatttctatttttaagtGACAATATTTAATGCCATTGAAAGAgatttggaataaaaaaaaaatgattttaatacttaaaatgCAATCTTGTTAAAACAAGCAGTTCACtaagaaatgattttaaatcaaaacagcTGTTCCAAATTTCAACTACAACATTGACTTGTCATTCCAGGGAAAATCATTGAAAGCAAGGTTTTCCCTAATATTTTTCAGCTGGGGTTCTTGGTCCTTTATGACAAAGGGTCACAATACAATGCTTATTACTTTATACTAAAATGTTTAAGAGTATAATCTGAGTGTTTTGAATAGACTGTACAAATAACTGGCCAATAAACTGAATGAAATTACATCTAAGGCACATAAGGAAAAGGATAAGAATCACAATAAATACTTCTTGGGTTCCATCCCTATTATGGCAACTTTTTTCACAGCAGTACAAGATTCAAGCGACTATTCATATCAGGCAACAGCCATCTTTGAAATCAAACAATTCTAATAACTCCTTCACTCACCGCTCCTCATGATACTAACACAGCAGTTTCCCTTCTCGTAAGCAAGGCCATCATATTTGCAGCCTGAAAGGAATAGATTTTGCTACAACAGTGTTTTTTTACCACCATCTTGAATATGGGCTTTTCTGATTTAgaaaaagtgttattttgacTATAAAAATTGAATTCCAATTTTGCCTTGAAATGAAAATCAAGTAAAACAGTTTGCATTGTTTCTGTACTTGTTGTGTATTTTTGGTATCCAAATCTTTTACCTGTTGGTGTCGTAACTTGACATTCTCTGTACGGTAACTGATTCAGCCCTTCTTCCACAACCAGTCGGATCTGAAACACACAACCAGTCGACTCAATATATGAGTAACATAACCAGTCAGCTCAATATATATGAGTAACATAACCAGTCAACTCAATATATGAGTAACATAACCAGTCAACTCAATATATATGAGTAACATAACCAGTCAACTCAATATATATGAGTAACATGaccagtcaagtgtgttacttTCCACGTGCCCAAAATTTCAACCATgcaaatgaataattataacaagatcattaaaatatcaatgtaaatTTTTAGACACTGGTAAGTTCTACATTTTGGATGTAATTTGTGCTTCTAAATCATGAATTTCACAGCCACATTGTATTAGTGTTTTGCTTAAAACTGAATACATACAAAAAGACAAAACATATCATGTTTCTTCATCTAAAATGGCATCCTCCATCTCAACTGACTGACTTCACTGTGAGAGTGCATTCTTTGCAAATGTCAGACAACTTTAATGTCATTTTCTCATGCAAACAGAAAGTATAGTTACGATACTTTATCCCATGGCCTGGATTGCATCCCATGGCCCGAATTGCTTTTCATCATTGTAACATGTTCTACAATTTAGGGGCagtgattaaataaaaaaataatggacaTTAATGGCATAGATTTTTGCTTGCTGGTTGGGAGCTATAATTCTTGACAATAGGTTTATGATTTACTAGCATACTGacttgaaacatatatattgtatagcTTTTTTGTTACTGCCCCCTGTGCATGCACCTATCTCCTTTTGCAGCACTTAACCAAAGAAATAGGCATTTGGTTggtgaaatttgaaaaaagaaaaacattacctaaaaatatattttacataataggGATAGAATATTCAATAAATGGAAAACCAATTAATACATTGATCTGTTGGATTGTATACTATCACTTATCTTTCCTTGTGTACAGATACATAACACTCGACATACAATCATACACGATAGGGACTTAATACATATGCAGATTACCgaattactaaaatatttcCCTCTACATCCAATTCTCATGAGTAAATTGTGCTCACTAACGAACACCAATACCCAATCACAGAATACACAAcgttgctgctgttgctgttttGTCAAAAGGCgcataactgaacaattattcAAACCAGCCCTTGTTACTAAATAATTATGTGTGCTTGTCCAAGGCAACATGtgcaatatgtatgtttaaagagAATATAAAATTACAGAGCTGATCTTTATGTTGGCAAAGATTAAATTTTTCGGCTTCTAcacaaaaatgccaaaaacatAAAAGCTGATCACACTCAAACTAATACAATGTAAAAGCTATTATTTTTCACTCACAAGTCGGTCTGCATAGAACACAAAGTCACTGCGAGAAGTGGATCtgaagacaaaaatatataaatttccacactaaaaaacatgacataccaatgttttaaaataggTGACCTTAACTCAGGACTATCTCACAGATTTAAATGTATGCTCgtgttccaaaaaataaaaactgtgtaagaaaacaaatgggttttttttgcaaaagcCATTGGGtcttatctttaaaaaaaagcaaaaaataaataaaaattacaccAAAACATAGCGTATAATCGGCACATTTTGTTAGCATGTTAAGTTCTAATGATTCAACTTTACTTTGTATTTTGTGCGAAAAGCTTTTGCCCCCTTAATTCTGGTTCTCAATGCGGTGTGCACTTcagacataaatattttatcaaaagacAAGTCAGCCTTTAAAAAGAGGTACATGTATCTGTCTTGAAATTTGttaaacatgcaaaataaagGATTTTGAGGCAAATTtcagttttacttttattttttgcatttaaatacacAGAAATAAGGGTTAGTACAAACCAAAATCCATAAACTTTGTATGATAACGCAAAATGATACTGTATTCAAGAAAAACATCTCTTGGAAGTAAAAAGGTTTTCAGAACACACAAATTGGAAATTAAAATCCTATAATCATATGAGATATTTGAGGTTAATATACCTATTAAAAATAgtgttattttgaagaaaaagaaatttcCCCACTCTTGAGAATTTGCCAAAAATTACCCTACTTACATTACTGGATTgtatcaaaatcttattttcgctaAAGTTACTTTATCTTCACCAAAAATTACCCAACTTTCATACTGTAATCAAACTCTTCACCAAAATTAACCTTTTTATcgttattttcatcaaaatcttATGTTCACGAAAAATAACTTTTTCTCCAAAAATTACCTAACTTTCACAATTTCATCAAAAGTGTATTCCcactaaaataacttttaatttcaccaaaaagAACCCTACTGTcgcaatttcattaaaatcttattttcgataatataacaatttttactaaaattaaccatattttcgttattttaatcaaaatgttatcttcacaaaaatcaaaatctttttaatttttatgccgaaattaactttatttttgtcatttttgattTTCTTAAGCTTAACCAGAATGTTACAAACTTCTAGTTTGAATCACacacaaatctttatcaaaggTAATGTTAGCACTTATGCGTCACTGAATTTATTTCTCCCCGACACTAGTGACAGGTTTCATGGCTTTGTAAAGTTGGTTAGCAGTCACTTACCTATCTCTTAAAACTGTCTGGAGCTCCCGGACATTATCATTTGCTTTCAGACGAATAAAATTTGATCCAAAATCAATGTCttcataattttcttttttcaatgaaTCGTGAATTATATCAGGTTCCATTGTATCTCTTTTATTGcccaaaattgttttgattttgcaTGCGTTTCCGGTGTAACACAGAACAGTTTTCTACCAGATAAGTGTATTTTCCGGTATCCGGTTCACTGAAATACTGGTGTAGGTCAGGCGGCAGTAATTCCGCTCCCATAACCTTCCACGGAATTTAACAGAAAACATCATAATTCACCGGACCAAATGTTCCGATTTAATTTTAATCCACCCACTACTTTCTAAATAGAACATCCTATTGGAAGGACACGAGTCATTTCGGATATTCATATACAATCAAAGTAAGTCAAAGCAAAATTTCAATTAATGGAAATTTAAAAACGacacaaaaaacatattgcaatatttgataGATATAAGTCAACAGGGTAAGTAATCAGATTAAGTCAAcgtataattaaaataaaaatgatttaaaaatgaaatcattaaaataatgcaataccTGAGAAAAATAAGGTAAGTCTtgactgtcctacttactcagttaataaattttaatgatacgatttgttaacctttaggtacaaattgatgtattgttcggcattgatcttatatttaatgtattatattcatgtttctttatgttttcgtataacattttaatacgtacccttttgaaataacataaatttatgcttacgttttcattctaagcatttatgtgtgtgtgcgtgtgtatgttctttcagaaggccacattgtaaataagtcgtgtgttatgtttgtttataatatgatgcctatgtcttaatgtgttaccttctttaaataaagttattattattattattattattattattattattattattattattattattattattattattattattattattattataagtcaACAATAATTAAGTAAGTGCgcctttaaataaaataaaaatttaaaatgaaataattagaatattgcaatatttgataGAATTAAGGTaagttttattggcaatatcggcaattatatttttaagcCTTTGGCCATGGCATGAACAACACACATAGAATGAGATGAACACAAATTGAAAAggtgacaaataaaaaaaaatcagacgtACATATTGTAAGGGGTTCAACCAACATACTAAACCGGAAGTCAGGAATGAATGCCGGCTGTTGGGTACATGTTACGATATTTTTCCGTTTATCTTATGCTATaaaagtttttgacatttatctggattttacttataataaaagtttaacaatttatatatgCTTTCGATTTTATATCAAGTTTAAGGAATACTTTgccatttaatttaacattgagAGTTTATCTTCAGCTGGCTATTAATGCTTTAATATGCAAATcttgtaaattttgtttgtaaCTTATTGATTGGGACATGCGCTTATTTTGGGAATACAATATGAGATAGTTTGCTTTAGGTAGctgtttttgaataaattatgtcattaaaaTGTTCTATAATTAACAACCTATTGGCTCGTCATAAAATTGTTAACTTTgtcttttaattgatttaataaccAAATAATGCTATGctgtgtatatttatatacatgttacacAAACCAGATTTATGCGGGGTTTACCGTATACTGAAGAACCGACTGAAACGTTGTTTTTCGAGTTATCTGTCTTCTGACGATATCTTCAACCTGTTAATTTTCATAAGCTTTGCTAAGTAAGTTCGTGGGTTCCCTCTGCTCTGGACCATTCATATTGTTTAACTATaggttttcaattttaaaagtcTTTAATGTTCCTGAAATTTGATCCTTTTCTTTGTTGATCAATTTTAAAGtgttcaatattatttattttagggttttgttttattttaagatattgtACTTTTGATTGTCAATTTGTGACACTCAGCgaaattatttataacttacAGTCTACAGTTAACAGTATAGCTTGCTTGG
The DNA window shown above is from Mya arenaria isolate MELC-2E11 chromosome 6, ASM2691426v1 and carries:
- the LOC128238462 gene encoding uracil phosphoribosyltransferase homolog isoform X2, whose protein sequence is MEPDIIHDSLKKENYEDIDFGSNFIRLKANDNVRELQTVLRDRSTSRSDFVFYADRLIRLVVEEGLNQLPYRECQVTTPTGCKYDGLAYEKGNCCVSIMRSGEAMEQSVRDCCRSIRIGKILIHSDEDTHDARVVYSKLPPDIANRKVLLLYPIGTGNTVIKALNVLKENKVEERNVVLLNLFITPQAVKALIDKFPDLTILTSEVHPVAPNHFGQKYFGTA
- the LOC128238462 gene encoding uracil phosphoribosyltransferase homolog isoform X1, yielding MEPDIIHDSLKKENYEDIDFGSNFIRLKANDNVRELQTVLRDRSTSRSDFVFYADRLIRLVVEEGLNQLPYRECQVTTPTGCKYDGLAYEKGNCCVSIMRSGEAMEQSVRDCCRSIRIGKILIHSDEDTHDARVVYSKLPPDIANRKVLLLYPIGSTGNTVIKALNVLKENKVEERNVVLLNLFITPQAVKALIDKFPDLTILTSEVHPVAPNHFGQKYFGTA